One window from the genome of Chroococcidiopsis sp. TS-821 encodes:
- a CDS encoding cysteine synthase A — MDIKNGFVGTVGNTPLIRLKRFSEETGCEILGKAEFLNPGGSVKDRAALYIIKDAEEKGLLKPGGTVVEGTAGNTGIGLAHICNAKGYKCLIIIPETQSQEKIDTLRTLGAEVRPVPAVPYKDPNNYVKLSGRIASEMENAIWANQFDNLANRQAHYETTGLEIWQQTDGQIDAWVTSTGTGGTLAGVAMFLKEKNPAIKTVLADPMGSALYSYIKTGETKSEGSSITEGIGNSRVTANMEGAPIDDAIRIDDPECVRVVYRLLREEGIFVGGSSGINVAAAVTLAKQMGPGHTIVTILCDGGGRYQSRLFNQEWLAAKGLSPD, encoded by the coding sequence GTGGATATCAAGAATGGTTTTGTTGGTACAGTTGGTAACACTCCGCTGATTCGCTTAAAACGTTTCAGTGAAGAAACAGGATGCGAAATTCTCGGCAAAGCGGAGTTTCTCAATCCTGGTGGTTCCGTAAAAGATCGGGCAGCACTTTACATCATCAAAGATGCTGAAGAAAAAGGATTGCTCAAACCTGGCGGTACCGTTGTTGAAGGAACTGCAGGAAATACAGGTATTGGTTTAGCACACATCTGCAATGCTAAAGGATACAAGTGTCTCATCATCATTCCAGAAACTCAATCACAAGAGAAAATAGACACCTTGAGAACCTTAGGCGCTGAAGTTCGCCCAGTACCGGCTGTTCCATACAAAGATCCCAACAACTACGTCAAACTTTCCGGAAGAATTGCCTCCGAAATGGAAAACGCCATCTGGGCTAATCAGTTCGATAATCTTGCCAACCGTCAGGCGCATTACGAGACAACAGGACTAGAAATTTGGCAGCAAACGGATGGTCAAATCGATGCGTGGGTAACATCTACGGGAACAGGTGGAACGCTTGCTGGTGTAGCTATGTTTCTCAAAGAGAAAAATCCAGCAATCAAAACCGTCTTAGCTGACCCTATGGGTAGTGCGCTTTACAGTTATATTAAAACTGGTGAAACTAAAAGCGAAGGCAGTTCGATCACAGAAGGTATTGGCAATAGCCGCGTGACTGCAAACATGGAAGGTGCACCCATTGATGACGCCATCCGAATCGACGATCCTGAGTGTGTCCGCGTTGTTTACCGACTTCTACGCGAGGAAGGAATTTTTGTCGGTGGTTCCTCTGGAATAAACGTCGCAGCAGCTGTCACACTGGCAAAACAAATGGGACCAGGACACACAATAGTCACAATCCTTTGTGATGGTGGCGGGCGCTATCAGTCACGACTATTTAATCAGGAGTGGCTAGCAGCAAAAGGACTATCACCAGATTAA
- a CDS encoding ferredoxin — translation MSDTLLDQSPSSRCVMVCQNRTCRKQGAARVLAAFQSHPTPGITIVSSNCLGQCGNGPMVLVLPEQIWYSRVQPAEVPAVVERHLRGGCPVAKMLYSPR, via the coding sequence ATGTCAGATACATTGCTCGATCAGTCACCGTCTTCAAGATGCGTTATGGTATGTCAAAATCGTACTTGTCGCAAACAAGGCGCGGCAAGAGTCCTTGCTGCGTTTCAATCACATCCAACACCTGGAATTACAATCGTAAGTAGTAACTGTTTGGGGCAATGCGGTAACGGACCAATGGTACTCGTATTACCCGAACAAATTTGGTACAGTCGCGTTCAGCCTGCTGAAGTTCCAGCGGTAGTAGAAAGGCACCTTCGCGGTGGATGTCCGGTAGCAAAAATGCTTTATTCGCCTCGATAG
- a CDS encoding peroxiredoxin, which yields MALRLGDTVPNFKQASTAGEIDFYEWAGDSWVVLFSHPKDFTPVCTTELGEVARLKPEFDKRNVKVLALSVDDVESHKGWIGDIEETQNVGLNYPILADPDKKVSDLYDMIHPNANDTLTVRSVFIIDPNKKLRLTFTYPASTGRNFDEILRVIDSLQLTDNYSVATPANWKDGDDCVIVPSIKDPEEIKQKFPKGHTELKPYLRMTPQPNK from the coding sequence ATGGCTCTTCGACTAGGTGACACAGTACCAAACTTCAAGCAAGCTTCTACCGCAGGCGAAATCGATTTTTACGAATGGGCTGGTGATAGCTGGGTTGTTTTATTTTCCCACCCCAAAGACTTTACTCCAGTTTGCACAACCGAACTCGGTGAAGTAGCCCGCCTCAAACCAGAGTTTGACAAGCGCAACGTCAAAGTACTCGCTTTGAGTGTCGATGACGTAGAATCGCACAAAGGCTGGATTGGAGATATTGAAGAAACCCAAAACGTCGGTCTTAATTATCCGATCTTGGCCGATCCTGACAAAAAGGTTTCAGACCTTTATGACATGATTCACCCAAATGCCAACGATACGCTCACAGTCCGCTCAGTCTTCATTATTGACCCAAACAAGAAGCTGCGTCTTACCTTCACTTACCCTGCCAGCACTGGACGCAACTTTGATGAAATCTTGCGCGTTATCGATTCGTTGCAACTTACCGATAACTATAGTGTGGCGACTCCAGCAAACTGGAAAGATGGTGATGACTGCGTGATTGTTCCTTCAATTAAAGATCCAGAGGAGATTAAGCAGAAATTCCCCAAAGGTCATACTGAACTCAAGCCTTACTTGCGGATGACTCCCCAACCGAATAAGTAA